The following proteins come from a genomic window of Dermacentor albipictus isolate Rhodes 1998 colony chromosome 8, USDA_Dalb.pri_finalv2, whole genome shotgun sequence:
- the LOC139048643 gene encoding uncharacterized protein, protein MAPVVLRYGFRKVAGIDEYFRASALEKGRKLCAAKYAYDVEETLERFDGDSQVVAKCHSQVRQATYDVNIQLSSQRRILGAQCTCKAGLGGGCKHVAAVVLFVNEADAPSSTDRPQGWGRPSSKPDTSRRESIEELFGVGTKKGR, encoded by the exons ATGGCACCCGTAGTGCTGCGCTACGGTTTTAGGAAAGTGGCCGGGATCGACGAATATTTCCGTGCTAGTGCGCTTGAGAAGGGCCGAAAGTTGTGCGCTGCGAAGTACGCTTACGACGTCGAGGAGACCCTGGAACGCTTTGATGGCGATTCACAAGTGGTGGCGAAATGCCACTCGCAAGTGCGTCAAGCTACGTACGACGTCAACATTCAG CTGTCATCGCAGCGGCGAATACTGGGTGCGCAGTGCACGTGCAAGGCCGGCCTTGGTGGCGGTTGCAAACATGTAGCTGCCGTCGTCCTGTTCGTCAACGAGGCCGACGCGCCGTCTTCGACTGATCGCCCTCAAGGGTGGGGTCGGCCGTCCTCTAAGCCGGACACTTCTCGAAGGGAGTCCATCGAAGAGCTTTTTGGAG TTGGCACAAAGAAAGGTCGGTGA
- the LOC139048642 gene encoding uncharacterized protein has translation MHHPAYVPTIFPSAYRCTVPCDPSAPTERYHRWAKRARARAKSPTNCQEPSQQSERRDNDIHSLAGGLYQQQSCLEPPNGHNSLELVEYNLEEEHIEALDLTVQKVCQKEESATPCFITPAGNLPCLSHRAAGPDSRVCFFGGFDTVSLTPGAVRDLCGVSDNVFSLLLSLLPHTRDKGTDVSLPNKLLIFLFKMKHGVPFSAIAVIFGIHETTAARTFHAVLGTLAGATRKWIYKPHMQVIRDTRPECFKVNYPDCTLIVDCTEVRTETPSEVRQQHVLYSTYKSGFTLKFLVAIAPSGLIVFKSKSYGGRCSDTQIVLESGFLEIIGQHDVILADKGFPGILAGVAGKSAVLIMPPFSTGNQPFSPAELQETYNVAQVRVHVERVIQRIKTHGILEHRIPVSLIPAMSEIFHMCCILANLQSPIIQSNTK, from the exons ATGCACCATCCCGCCTACGTGCCAACAATTTTTCCTTCAGCATACCGCTGCACGGTTCCATGCGACCCTTCGGCACCAACAGAGCGTTACCACCG aTGGGCAAAGCGAGCTCGAGCACGTGCGAAATCACCTACGAATTGCCAGGAGCCATCACAACAAAGTGAAAGGAGG GACAACGACATTCACAGTTTGGCTGGAGGCTTGTATCAGCAGCAGTCATGCCTTGAACCGCCAAATGGACACAATAGCCTGGAGCTG GTTGAATACAATCTTGAAGAGGAGCACATTGAGGCATTAGACCTTACAGTGCAAAAGGTGTGCCAGAAAGAAGAATCAGCCACACCATGCTTCATAACACCAGCAGGAAATTTGCCATGCCTATCGCACCGTGCTGCAGGACCAGACTCTAGGGTTTGCTTTTTTGGGGGATTCGACACAGTTTCCTTAACACCCGGTGCAGTGAGAGATCTCTGTGGCGTTTCAGACAATGTTTTCTCGCTCCTGTTAAGTCTCCTGCCTCACACGAGAGATAAGGGTACTGATGTCAGCCTTCCGAACAAACTTTTAATATTTCTATTCAAAATGAAGCACGGAGTGCCTTTTAGTGCAATTGCAGTAATTTTTGGCATTCATGAAACAACAGCAGCACGAACGTTTCATGCAGTTCTGGGCACGCTTGCGGGTGCTACAAGAAAGTGGATATATAAGCCACATATGCAAGTGATACGGGATACACGTCCAGAGTGTTTTAAGGTCAACTATCCTGACTGCACACTCATTGTCGATTGCACTGAAGTGCGCACAGAAACACCATCAGAGGTGAGGCAACAACATGTCCTCTACTCCACGTACAAAAGTGGCTTTACATTGAAATTTTTAGTTGCGATTGCCCCCTCTGGCCTCATTGTATTCAAGTCCAAATCCTATGGTGGGCGTTGCTCAGACACACAAATCGTGCTGGAATCAGGATTCCTTGAAATAATTGGTCAGCATGATGTTATTCTTGCTGATAAGGGTTTTCCTGGAATACTAGCAGGTGTAGCAGGTAAAAGTGCCGTACTGATTATGCCACCATTCTCAACTGGCAACCAGCCTTTCTCACCTGCAGAACTGCAAGAAACATACAATGTTGCTCAAGTGCGCGTGCATGTAGAGAGAGTGATACAGCGCATAAAAACTCATGGAATTTTGGAGCACCGTATTCCTGTCAGTTTGATTCCTGCCATGAGTGAAATTTTTCATATGTGCTGCATTTTGGCAAATCTGCAAAGTCCAATAATTCAAAGCAACACAAAGTAA